Proteins co-encoded in one Deinococcus arcticus genomic window:
- a CDS encoding Nif3-like dinuclear metal center hexameric protein encodes MSDLSLPARGEVPRDQLVRYLGEYLNLGAFKDPSLNGLQIEGTPTVRRVAVSVDTSLKTLQHAADSGADLLIAHHGLFWGQPLPVTGPHRERVRTALMADLNVYAAHIPLDAHPEVGNNAMIARALSLQNPVPFGEWAGTKIGLAGELPFEQSLQDFADRVQKLTGEICLVHGGGRSPTVGRLGVLSGSGAGSIPEAAALGLDTLLTGEPEHKHFHDAFEYGVNVVYAGHYETEVFGVRALAAHLEDRFGLSWQFLHHPTGL; translated from the coding sequence ATGTCGGATCTGTCTTTGCCTGCGCGTGGTGAGGTGCCGCGCGACCAGCTCGTGCGCTATCTGGGCGAGTACCTGAATCTGGGTGCCTTCAAGGACCCCAGCCTGAACGGCCTGCAAATCGAGGGCACGCCCACGGTGCGCCGGGTGGCTGTGAGTGTGGACACCAGCCTTAAAACCCTGCAGCACGCGGCCGACAGCGGCGCGGACCTGCTGATCGCCCACCACGGCCTGTTCTGGGGCCAGCCGCTGCCCGTCACCGGCCCCCACCGCGAGCGGGTGCGCACGGCCCTGATGGCCGACCTGAACGTGTATGCCGCCCATATTCCCCTGGACGCCCACCCCGAGGTGGGGAATAACGCCATGATTGCCCGCGCGCTGAGCTTGCAGAACCCGGTGCCTTTCGGTGAATGGGCGGGCACGAAGATTGGGCTGGCCGGCGAACTGCCGTTCGAGCAGTCCCTGCAGGACTTTGCCGACCGCGTGCAGAAACTCACTGGCGAGATCTGCCTCGTGCACGGCGGCGGGCGCTCGCCCACGGTGGGGCGGCTGGGGGTGCTGAGTGGCAGCGGCGCGGGCAGCATCCCCGAGGCCGCGGCCCTTGGGCTGGACACCCTGCTGACCGGCGAGCCCGAGCACAAGCATTTCCACGACGCCTTCGAGTACGGCGTGAATGTGGTGTATGCCGGGCACTACGAAACCGAGGTGTTTGGCGTGCGCGCCCTGGCCGCGCACCTGGAAGACCGCTTTGGCCTGTCCTGGCAGTTTCTGCACCATCCCACCGGCCTGTAA
- a CDS encoding response regulator, whose translation MSHRLCLLLIDDNPADLLLAQEAFAEHADGVSVSTCRDGESALAYLRDRSHTLPDVVILDINMPQMNGFEVLRTIRADPELRHLPVVMLTTSDSKKDIDQAYDLFASSYMVKRGNFAAFVEQVDQFVQFWRECRFKQHRESLSTR comes from the coding sequence ATGTCGCACCGTTTGTGCCTGCTGCTGATTGACGACAACCCGGCCGATCTGTTGCTGGCGCAAGAGGCGTTTGCTGAACATGCCGATGGTGTGTCGGTCTCCACGTGCCGGGACGGTGAGTCGGCCCTGGCTTACCTGCGTGACCGCTCGCACACGCTGCCGGACGTGGTCATTCTGGACATCAACATGCCCCAGATGAACGGCTTCGAGGTGCTGCGCACCATCCGGGCCGACCCAGAACTGCGGCACCTGCCCGTGGTGATGCTGACCACCTCGGACAGTAAGAAGGACATTGATCAGGCGTACGATCTGTTTGCCAGCTCCTACATGGTCAAGCGGGGCAATTTTGCCGCCTTCGTGGAGCAGGTGGACCAGTTCGTGCAGTTCTGGCGCGAGTGCCGCTTCAAGCAGCACCGCGAGTCGCTCTCCACGCGGTAA
- a CDS encoding DUF6301 family protein has product MDHLVATLHESGHLEDLTYGTGDYTEELAGPYAVIDRYHQQAHDLVRDMVAEAARALGEPTERTPDARVQASWLLPDRTISVRVTQADKECPIEVCVWLLPPGITAYALGL; this is encoded by the coding sequence GTGGACCATCTGGTGGCCACGCTTCACGAGTCCGGGCACCTCGAAGACCTGACCTACGGCACCGGCGACTACACCGAAGAGCTGGCCGGTCCGTACGCCGTTATCGACCGGTACCACCAGCAGGCACACGACCTGGTGCGGGACATGGTTGCCGAGGCGGCGCGTGCCCTGGGCGAGCCCACGGAGCGCACGCCGGACGCGCGCGTCCAGGCGAGTTGGCTGCTGCCCGACCGGACCATCTCGGTGCGGGTCACGCAGGCCGACAAGGAGTGCCCGATCGAGGTGTGTGTGTGGCTGCTGCCGCCGGGCATCACGGCGTATGCCCTGGGGCTCTGA
- a CDS encoding response regulator has product MSRSLSVLLVDDAPTDLLLAQEVFGDHAPTVQLRTACGAQVAFAHLRDGSLPLPDLVLVDVNMAGMDGFEFLTQLRATPELAHLPVIMLSGSEAQHDVDRAYDLQATAFLVKALSLGDFMAQVEHIVKFWQGCRFRTARVPVS; this is encoded by the coding sequence GTGTCCCGTTCTCTGTCTGTTCTGCTGGTCGACGACGCGCCGACAGATCTGCTGCTGGCGCAGGAGGTCTTTGGCGACCATGCCCCCACGGTGCAGCTGCGCACCGCCTGCGGCGCCCAGGTGGCGTTCGCCCACCTGCGAGACGGCTCGCTGCCCCTGCCCGACCTCGTGCTGGTGGACGTGAACATGGCCGGCATGGACGGCTTTGAGTTCCTCACGCAACTGCGCGCCACGCCCGAACTGGCCCACCTGCCGGTGATCATGCTCTCGGGCTCTGAGGCCCAGCACGATGTGGACCGCGCCTACGACTTGCAGGCCACCGCCTTTCTGGTCAAGGCCCTGAGCCTGGGCGACTTCATGGCGCAGGTGGAGCACATCGTGAAGTTCTGGCAGGGCTGCCGCTTCCGCACCGCCCGCGTGCCCGTGAGCTGA
- a CDS encoding PAS domain S-box protein: protein MSELPVLLSDLQLLRQVIESSAVGTVITDALHGDQPIVYVNPAFERLSGYSAAELLGRNCRLLQGDDHDQPGVHEIRQAIEQQQSVTVTLRNYRRDGTLFYNEFTLSPVRNAAGTVTHFVGFQNDVTAREEARLHEAQVHQQLVSTLERMTDGFVSLDRDLNFIYLNAAAARISGKRPADLAGHNLLTTFPELADTAVFQAIARAAETGTVQSAVSHMEPFGTIDATVYPAEDGISVFTRDVTRHHQMQKELRVSEERFSKVFQASPMPIVITRSSDQRLIDVNEAFLQQVGCLREEVIGRTFQESGIWDDNPDHDRLSSSLQDVDSVRSHEVRLRTRSGRALDLIISMVRVELDGEPCVVSLARDITSEKAAQRVLEDSEQRYRRIAADLQRTLDLSLDMITSFDAEGRFVTVSAACQKILGYAPEELLGRRYIDLVHPDDRAMTAREDTSITAGVATVAFQNRYLHRSGAVVWLEWAAVVLPGDPVMYCVARDITARRAAEEDQAYLAAIVQASQDAILGVSLDGTIRSWNAGAEQLYGYSMTEAVGQPMTLIVPPELHGEAVGMLDRAGRGESPSPFESVRLAKDGRRIAVCVTASPIRDVTGRVIGVSKIAQDITERHTARAEIQRLNEHLRQQLRHVTGLREIDQAIASTQDLSITLGMILDNVAQELGADAVTLLLVDPYTLNLEYASTRGFTTPLQGSTVRVGHGLAGEVALSRKALSVPDLQNAPISPAWRDVLTREQLMNYYGAPLLAKGKVVGVMEVLHRQPFEPSATWLATFEMLTAQAVIAVDNARLFAELERKNLELRLAYDETIEGWARALDLRDKETEGHSRRVTETTVELCRHLGLSSDQLVEVRRGALLHDIGKMAIPDAVLLKPGKLTDEEWVLMKEHPGHAVDLLSPIKFLRPALDIPQYHHEKWDGTGYPVGLKGEAIPLTARAFAVVDVYDALTSDRPYRPAWTRKRALEHIRSGAGTHFDPRVVEAFFQLLENEFRI from the coding sequence ATGTCAGAGCTGCCTGTTCTTTTATCCGACCTTCAGCTCTTACGCCAGGTCATTGAATCATCGGCTGTCGGGACTGTTATCACCGATGCTCTCCATGGCGACCAACCGATTGTGTATGTCAACCCAGCCTTCGAGCGTCTGAGCGGGTACTCGGCTGCCGAGCTTCTTGGTCGGAACTGCCGCCTCCTGCAGGGGGACGACCACGATCAGCCTGGGGTTCACGAGATCCGGCAGGCGATCGAGCAGCAGCAGAGCGTGACGGTCACCCTGCGCAATTACCGCCGGGACGGCACGCTGTTCTACAACGAATTCACGCTCAGTCCAGTTCGGAATGCAGCTGGGACCGTCACGCATTTCGTGGGATTCCAGAACGACGTGACGGCGCGCGAGGAAGCGAGACTCCATGAGGCCCAGGTGCACCAGCAGCTGGTCTCCACCCTGGAACGGATGACCGACGGCTTCGTCTCGTTGGACCGGGATCTGAACTTCATCTACCTCAATGCGGCGGCGGCCCGCATCTCTGGTAAGCGCCCAGCTGACCTTGCCGGGCACAACCTGCTGACCACCTTCCCGGAACTGGCAGACACGGCCGTGTTCCAGGCCATTGCGCGGGCCGCCGAGACGGGTACTGTTCAAAGCGCAGTCAGCCATATGGAGCCGTTCGGCACGATTGACGCGACCGTCTACCCAGCCGAGGACGGCATCTCAGTCTTCACCCGGGACGTCACGCGGCATCATCAGATGCAAAAAGAGCTCCGGGTCAGCGAGGAACGCTTCTCGAAAGTCTTTCAGGCCAGCCCCATGCCTATCGTCATTACTCGCTCGAGTGATCAGCGGTTGATCGATGTTAATGAGGCGTTCCTGCAGCAGGTCGGCTGCCTCCGGGAAGAGGTGATTGGTCGAACTTTTCAGGAGTCAGGCATCTGGGATGACAACCCTGATCACGACAGGCTTTCCAGCAGCTTGCAGGACGTGGATTCGGTGCGCAGCCATGAGGTCCGCCTGCGTACCAGGTCTGGGAGGGCACTTGACCTGATCATCTCGATGGTAAGGGTCGAACTTGATGGTGAACCCTGCGTCGTGAGTCTGGCCCGCGACATCACCAGCGAGAAGGCAGCTCAGCGGGTCCTGGAGGACAGCGAGCAGCGTTACCGGCGCATTGCTGCCGATTTGCAGCGGACGCTGGATCTGTCCCTGGACATGATCACGTCCTTCGACGCTGAAGGTCGGTTCGTGACCGTCAGCGCGGCTTGCCAGAAGATTCTCGGCTACGCTCCCGAAGAACTGCTTGGCCGCCGCTATATCGATTTGGTCCACCCAGATGACCGGGCCATGACGGCGCGGGAGGACACCAGTATCACGGCGGGAGTAGCGACGGTCGCCTTTCAGAACCGCTATCTCCACCGGAGCGGCGCGGTGGTGTGGCTTGAATGGGCGGCAGTTGTCTTGCCCGGGGACCCAGTGATGTACTGCGTGGCCCGTGACATCACCGCGCGCCGGGCGGCCGAAGAAGACCAGGCTTACCTGGCGGCCATCGTGCAGGCCAGTCAGGACGCCATTCTCGGCGTGTCGCTGGACGGCACCATCCGCTCATGGAACGCTGGGGCCGAGCAGCTCTACGGGTACTCGATGACAGAAGCGGTGGGTCAGCCCATGACATTGATCGTCCCGCCGGAACTTCATGGTGAGGCAGTGGGGATGCTGGACCGGGCCGGGCGGGGGGAGTCACCCAGTCCCTTCGAGTCTGTGCGCCTGGCGAAGGACGGCCGCCGGATTGCGGTGTGCGTGACGGCCTCACCGATTCGCGATGTCACCGGCCGGGTCATTGGCGTGTCGAAGATTGCCCAGGACATTACGGAACGCCACACGGCAAGAGCTGAGATTCAGCGCCTCAACGAACACCTTCGGCAGCAGCTGCGTCATGTCACGGGCCTGCGTGAGATTGATCAGGCCATCGCCTCGACCCAGGATCTTTCCATCACCCTGGGCATGATTCTGGACAATGTCGCGCAGGAACTGGGGGCGGACGCGGTGACCTTGCTGCTGGTTGACCCTTATACCCTGAACCTGGAGTACGCCAGCACCCGGGGATTCACGACGCCGCTCCAGGGCTCGACCGTGCGTGTCGGCCATGGTCTGGCAGGCGAAGTGGCATTGAGCCGCAAGGCCCTGAGCGTGCCCGACCTTCAAAATGCTCCAATCTCACCGGCCTGGCGCGACGTACTGACGAGAGAGCAACTGATGAACTATTACGGTGCGCCGCTGCTGGCTAAAGGGAAGGTGGTGGGCGTGATGGAGGTGTTACACCGGCAACCGTTCGAGCCATCTGCAACCTGGTTGGCAACCTTTGAGATGCTCACGGCTCAGGCAGTGATTGCGGTAGACAACGCGCGACTGTTCGCCGAGTTGGAGCGCAAGAACCTTGAATTGAGGCTGGCGTACGATGAGACCATTGAGGGGTGGGCACGGGCGCTGGACCTGCGCGATAAGGAGACCGAGGGCCATTCGCGGCGCGTGACGGAAACGACCGTTGAGCTGTGCCGGCACCTGGGACTCTCCTCGGATCAGCTGGTGGAAGTGCGCCGGGGTGCGCTGTTGCATGACATCGGGAAGATGGCAATTCCGGATGCGGTGCTGCTGAAGCCCGGCAAGCTGACCGACGAGGAGTGGGTGCTGATGAAGGAACATCCGGGTCACGCCGTGGATCTGCTCTCGCCAATCAAATTTCTGCGCCCAGCCCTGGATATTCCGCAGTACCACCATGAGAAGTGGGATGGTACGGGCTATCCGGTGGGCCTCAAGGGCGAGGCCATTCCTCTGACGGCCCGGGCGTTCGCGGTGGTGGACGTATATGACGCACTCACCAGTGACCGACCGTACCGGCCGGCCTGGACACGGAAGAGGGCCCTGGAGCATATCCGAAGCGGTGCCGGCACCCACTTCGATCCGCGGGTCGTTGAAGCCTTCTTCCAACTCCTTGAGAATGAATTCAGGATCTGA
- the tmk gene encoding dTMP kinase gives MHGLFLTFEGPEGAGKSTQLSRLTARLAQLGAPCTVTREPGGTPLGTRVREVLLDPALSIDPLPEFLLYSASRAQLVANVIRPALARGEVVVCDRYADSTLAYQGAGRALPEALLRQITHAATGGLSPHLTLLLDLDPALGLARAARRGQPDRLEQADLAFHARVRAGFLALAEAEPARFLVLDATHPEEALAEEIWAAVTPLLDRA, from the coding sequence GTGCATGGCCTGTTTCTGACCTTTGAGGGCCCTGAGGGCGCGGGCAAGAGCACGCAGCTGTCGCGGCTGACGGCCCGGCTGGCGCAGCTGGGCGCGCCCTGCACCGTCACGCGGGAGCCTGGGGGCACGCCGCTGGGCACCCGCGTGCGCGAGGTACTGCTGGACCCGGCGCTGAGCATTGATCCGCTGCCGGAATTCCTGCTGTACTCCGCCAGCCGCGCCCAGCTTGTGGCGAACGTGATTCGTCCGGCCCTGGCGCGCGGCGAGGTGGTGGTGTGTGACCGCTACGCAGATTCCACTCTGGCCTACCAGGGCGCGGGGCGGGCCCTGCCCGAAGCGCTACTGCGCCAGATCACGCACGCGGCCACGGGGGGCCTGAGCCCCCACCTGACCCTGCTGCTGGACCTGGACCCGGCACTGGGCCTGGCCCGGGCGGCGCGCCGGGGGCAGCCCGACCGCCTGGAACAGGCCGACCTGGCCTTTCACGCCCGGGTGCGGGCCGGCTTTCTGGCCCTGGCTGAGGCCGAACCAGCCCGCTTTCTGGTGCTGGACGCCACCCACCCCGAAGAAGCGCTGGCCGAAGAGATCTGGGCGGCGGTGACGCCGCTGCTGGACAGGGCTTAG
- a CDS encoding RNA methyltransferase, with product MNLAVVLVSPKTPGNIGAAARAMLNMGARDLRLVAPRCDHLDSGAVAMAVHAADLLRGARVYPTLREALADRDLSVGTTARLRADLPPPQHPAYVRPLVRAAAAPALVFGPEETGLINSDLEQCQVAVRVPTGDYASLNLAQAVLLVCYEFLQGQDELPERTRKTATREEMEALYGHLRETMHLIGYTDAVRARHTLRLWRAMLDRALMTSPESRLFRGLLRQVAWKVEDAARRGSAESRPASGDVGGGASDAGAGDGHTP from the coding sequence GTGAATCTGGCCGTCGTGCTTGTGTCTCCCAAAACCCCTGGCAACATCGGCGCGGCGGCGCGCGCGATGCTGAATATGGGCGCGCGCGACCTGCGACTGGTCGCGCCGCGCTGCGACCACCTGGACTCCGGGGCGGTGGCCATGGCCGTTCACGCGGCCGATCTGCTGCGGGGGGCGCGCGTGTACCCCACGCTGCGCGAGGCCCTGGCCGACCGCGACCTGAGTGTGGGCACCACGGCCCGGCTGCGCGCCGACCTGCCCCCGCCGCAGCACCCGGCCTATGTGCGCCCGTTGGTGCGCGCCGCTGCCGCGCCCGCCCTGGTGTTTGGCCCCGAAGAAACGGGGCTGATCAACAGTGATCTGGAGCAGTGCCAGGTGGCGGTGCGCGTGCCCACCGGGGACTACGCCAGCCTGAACCTGGCCCAGGCGGTGCTGCTGGTGTGCTACGAGTTCCTGCAGGGCCAGGACGAACTGCCCGAGCGCACCCGCAAGACCGCCACCCGCGAGGAAATGGAAGCCCTGTACGGTCACCTGCGCGAGACCATGCACCTGATTGGCTACACCGACGCCGTGCGCGCCCGCCACACCCTGCGCCTGTGGCGGGCCATGCTGGACCGCGCCCTGATGACCAGCCCCGAGAGCCGCCTGTTCCGGGGCCTGCTGCGGCAGGTGGCCTGGAAGGTCGAGGACGCCGCGCGCCGGGGCAGCGCCGAGTCCCGCCCGGCCAGTGGCGACGTGGGCGGCGGGGCGAGCGACGCGGGCGCGGGCGACGGCCACACCCCGTGA
- a CDS encoding TrmB family transcriptional regulator — translation MSAVIHLQALGLTEYEARAYTALLALGRAVPARVARQAGIPRPKIYETLERLEGRGLAAKVGQNPLEYAPLSAREYLARARRAFDDRLGALDRDLSRLTPDPAPEAVYHLYGEAAIRSLCEDLTLNARRSLYMAGEAALAERLERLTPRGVALHRAGLVGLPSIAAPGQRAFLLARDGEAALIAHFIEEGGSGEAHGVHTHNPVIIHLIEGYVQLSAQQAAPA, via the coding sequence ATGAGCGCCGTGATTCACCTGCAAGCCCTGGGACTGACCGAGTACGAGGCCCGGGCCTACACCGCCCTGCTGGCCCTGGGCCGCGCGGTCCCCGCCCGGGTGGCCCGGCAGGCCGGCATTCCCCGCCCCAAGATCTATGAAACTCTGGAGCGCCTGGAGGGCCGGGGGCTGGCCGCCAAGGTGGGCCAGAACCCTCTGGAATACGCGCCCCTGAGCGCCCGGGAATACCTGGCCCGCGCCCGGCGCGCCTTCGATGACCGCCTGGGCGCCCTGGACCGCGACCTGTCCCGCCTGACCCCGGACCCGGCGCCGGAAGCCGTGTACCACCTGTACGGCGAGGCCGCCATCCGCAGCCTGTGCGAGGACTTGACCCTGAATGCCCGGCGCAGCCTGTATATGGCGGGCGAAGCGGCCCTGGCCGAGCGCCTGGAACGCCTGACCCCCCGGGGCGTGGCCCTGCACCGCGCCGGGCTGGTGGGCCTGCCCAGCATTGCCGCGCCCGGTCAGCGCGCTTTTCTGCTGGCCCGGGACGGCGAGGCCGCCCTGATCGCCCACTTTATCGAGGAGGGCGGCAGCGGCGAGGCCCACGGCGTACACACGCACAACCCGGTGATTATTCACCTGATTGAAGGCTACGTGCAGCTCAGCGCGCAGCAGGCGGCCCCCGCCTGA
- a CDS encoding GAF domain-containing sensor histidine kinase produces the protein MHPEERGFRLSDRVRVVRNVLPPLIVLVVGVVEFLISRLPVPRQELWAHLLFYGLVGPAVTYFSVEWIAQGTRARERAERELRDLYGQLHASHAQLGAVQALMRDLTDAPDMGAVLEVAARGALRVTGAAHATLTVPGGLSASAGAGPGGSGEAGPVEGEAGTYLLKVPVPGGGALALGFAQPPAEATEALAQALAAEVARGVEAVRQRTLDLMTLYSVDQSIRAERNMRRLLSRVTRTMAERAGAEARAVFLSDQDGVLRLEYAQDRQGEKPGGLPAPPFAQQVAQAGAPLTAADEGAAGVFPGAHSVLGIPMRDEEGLVGVIVLGDARDRAFDDARVSLLALMAGQATLAVRNARAYLYSEELAISDERARIAREIHDGVAQSLAFAALKLDIVARQLHADPAKAEAEVRAATQLLREQIREVRRSIFALRPIDLERYGLLETVRRYVLDFGEQNNIRAQLNISGDVQLSPGDEAVVFRILQESLNNVAKHARAQEVKVTLHGGEQVTLRVQDDGAGFDPATITGRVSSAGGLGLLQMRERVEARGGTYRVLSSPGHGTLVEAELPQG, from the coding sequence GTGCACCCGGAGGAACGGGGCTTTCGCCTCTCGGACCGGGTGCGGGTGGTGCGCAATGTGCTGCCGCCCCTGATTGTGCTGGTGGTGGGCGTGGTGGAGTTCCTGATTTCTCGCCTGCCAGTGCCCCGCCAGGAGCTGTGGGCGCACCTGCTGTTCTACGGGCTGGTGGGCCCGGCCGTGACCTATTTCAGCGTGGAGTGGATTGCCCAGGGCACCCGGGCGCGTGAACGGGCCGAGCGCGAACTGCGTGACCTCTACGGCCAGCTGCACGCCAGCCACGCCCAGCTGGGGGCAGTGCAGGCCCTGATGCGCGACCTGACTGACGCCCCGGACATGGGCGCGGTGCTGGAGGTGGCTGCCCGGGGCGCCCTGCGCGTCACGGGTGCGGCCCACGCCACCCTGACGGTGCCCGGGGGCCTGAGCGCCTCGGCGGGCGCCGGCCCAGGTGGCTCCGGCGAGGCGGGGCCTGTTGAGGGCGAGGCCGGCACGTATCTGCTGAAGGTGCCCGTGCCCGGCGGCGGCGCCCTGGCCCTGGGCTTTGCCCAGCCGCCGGCCGAAGCCACCGAGGCCCTGGCCCAGGCCCTGGCCGCCGAGGTGGCGCGCGGCGTGGAGGCGGTGCGCCAGCGCACCCTGGACCTGATGACGCTGTACTCGGTGGATCAGAGCATCCGCGCCGAGCGCAACATGCGCCGCCTGCTCTCGCGCGTGACCCGCACCATGGCCGAGCGCGCCGGTGCCGAGGCCCGCGCGGTCTTTCTCAGCGACCAGGACGGCGTGCTGCGCCTGGAATATGCCCAGGACCGCCAGGGCGAGAAGCCCGGTGGCCTGCCTGCCCCGCCCTTTGCGCAGCAGGTGGCGCAGGCGGGCGCCCCCCTGACCGCCGCCGATGAGGGCGCCGCTGGGGTCTTTCCGGGGGCGCACAGCGTGCTGGGCATTCCCATGCGCGATGAGGAAGGGCTGGTGGGCGTGATCGTGCTGGGCGACGCCCGGGACCGCGCCTTTGATGACGCCCGGGTGTCGCTGCTGGCCCTGATGGCGGGGCAGGCCACCCTGGCCGTGCGCAACGCCCGCGCCTACCTCTATTCCGAGGAACTGGCGATCAGCGACGAGCGCGCCCGCATTGCCCGCGAGATTCACGACGGGGTGGCGCAGTCGCTGGCCTTTGCCGCCCTGAAGCTGGACATAGTGGCCCGGCAACTGCACGCCGACCCCGCCAAGGCCGAGGCCGAGGTGCGCGCCGCCACCCAGCTGCTGCGCGAGCAGATCCGCGAAGTGCGCCGCTCGATTTTCGCGCTGCGCCCCATTGACCTGGAACGCTACGGCCTGCTGGAAACTGTGCGGCGCTACGTGCTGGATTTCGGCGAGCAGAACAACATCCGCGCCCAGCTGAACATCAGCGGCGACGTGCAACTCTCGCCCGGCGACGAGGCCGTGGTGTTCCGCATCTTGCAAGAAAGCCTGAACAACGTCGCCAAGCATGCCCGCGCCCAGGAGGTCAAGGTAACCCTGCACGGCGGCGAGCAGGTGACCCTGCGGGTGCAGGACGACGGCGCCGGCTTTGATCCGGCCACCATCACCGGGCGGGTGAGCAGCGCGGGCGGCCTGGGCCTGCTGCAGATGCGCGAGCGGGTAGAGGCGCGCGGCGGCACCTACCGCGTGCTCTCCAGCCCTGGTCACGGCACCCTGGTGGAAGCCGAACTCCCCCAGGGCTGA
- a CDS encoding glycogen synthase, which translates to MRAVHVASEVFPFSRSGGLGDVLGALPAVQARQGARVTVVSPWYADIRQEVQEVWRGELWAPGNPALGEVRVGEAEIQGVRHLFLGLPVFDRPGLYHPDDVWRYSQFGRAVGPVLDVLGLVPEVLHGHDWQAGLAVAWARLRGIPAVFSIHNLQYQGRWNLPEAAPWTGLPGWALTPDTLEFYGDVSLMKAGLVFASQVTTVSPTYAREILTPEYGEGLQGLLQRLAGEGRLSGILNGLDQERWNPRTDPDIRPYRDLRGKVAAGRALRAEFGLDGAPVLGVVSRLAEQKGMDLLLSALPELVQDWNVVVLGGGDPRLEAGLRDWAAHGRVAYVGGMNEPLAHRIYAGADAFAMPSRFEPCGLSQMIAMRYGTLPVVRETGGLVDTVPHNVGFRFGPATPDAFLAACREARAACEDRVDWRARVKRAMALDFSWDGPTGAYLGLYEAVRSAPLKPVEGLA; encoded by the coding sequence ATGCGTGCGGTGCATGTGGCCTCCGAAGTCTTTCCGTTCTCGCGCTCGGGCGGTCTGGGCGACGTGCTGGGCGCGCTGCCAGCGGTGCAGGCCCGTCAGGGCGCCAGGGTCACGGTGGTTTCGCCGTGGTACGCGGATATTCGCCAGGAGGTGCAGGAAGTGTGGCGCGGCGAGCTCTGGGCCCCTGGGAATCCGGCGCTGGGCGAGGTGCGCGTGGGCGAGGCCGAGATTCAGGGCGTGCGCCACCTCTTTCTGGGCCTGCCCGTCTTTGACCGCCCCGGCCTGTATCACCCCGACGACGTGTGGCGCTACAGCCAGTTTGGCCGCGCGGTGGGCCCAGTGCTGGACGTGCTGGGGCTGGTGCCCGAAGTGCTGCACGGCCACGACTGGCAGGCAGGGCTGGCGGTGGCCTGGGCGCGGCTGCGCGGAATTCCAGCGGTGTTCAGCATTCACAACCTGCAGTACCAGGGCCGCTGGAACCTGCCCGAGGCGGCCCCCTGGACGGGCCTGCCCGGCTGGGCGTTGACCCCTGACACCCTGGAGTTCTACGGCGACGTGAGCCTGATGAAAGCGGGGCTGGTGTTCGCCTCGCAGGTGACCACCGTCAGCCCCACCTACGCCCGCGAGATCCTGACCCCCGAGTACGGCGAGGGCCTGCAGGGCCTGCTGCAGCGGCTGGCCGGGGAAGGGCGCCTGAGCGGCATCCTGAACGGGCTGGACCAGGAGCGCTGGAACCCGCGCACCGACCCTGACATCCGCCCCTACCGCGACCTGCGCGGCAAGGTGGCCGCCGGGCGGGCCCTGCGCGCCGAATTTGGCCTGGACGGCGCCCCGGTGCTGGGGGTGGTCAGCCGCCTCGCAGAGCAAAAAGGCATGGACCTGCTGCTTTCAGCCCTGCCCGAACTGGTGCAGGACTGGAATGTGGTCGTGCTGGGCGGCGGCGATCCCCGGCTGGAAGCGGGCCTGCGGGACTGGGCCGCGCACGGGCGCGTGGCCTACGTAGGGGGCATGAATGAGCCGCTGGCCCACCGCATCTATGCCGGTGCCGACGCCTTTGCCATGCCCAGCCGCTTCGAGCCCTGCGGCCTGTCACAGATGATCGCCATGCGCTACGGCACCCTGCCGGTGGTGCGCGAAACAGGCGGGCTGGTAGACACCGTGCCGCACAACGTGGGCTTCCGCTTTGGCCCCGCCACCCCGGACGCGTTCCTGGCCGCCTGCCGTGAGGCGCGCGCCGCCTGCGAGGACCGCGTGGACTGGCGCGCACGCGTGAAGCGGGCCATGGCCCTGGACTTCAGCTGGGACGGCCCCACCGGCGCCTATCTGGGGCTGTACGAGGCTGTGCGCTCGGCACCTCTGAAGCCGGTGGAGGGGCTGGCATGA